GCAGGCCCATCGCCGCCTCCTCCGTGCGGAGGAACGGCACGTGCTGAAAGAAGTTGGCGTCGGCATCACCGTCACGCAGCAGGGCGTTCGGCCGGAGATCGCCCGAGATCTCGGTGGTTTTGAGTGGCAGGTCGGACGCGAGCTTCTCGGCAACGAAGTCGAGGATCTCCGCATGCGGCACGGAGGAGGCCACGACCCGCAGAGGAGCCGTCGTGGCGCGGGCCGGCCCCATGCTCAAAGCCAACGCACCGGACATGAATACGCGACGGGAGATCTGAGGCACGGTGCACGCTATTCAGATGAAGTTCTTGATGTCCCTGTGTTCTACCTACTTCGCAATCCATTTAGATATCAAGAGTATATATTATCGCATTTTTTGCCTGCTCCTAGAGATTTGTTCTCGGATCGATCTGAAGAATGATATTTGAGCTTCCCGGTGCGATGTTTCGCAAGTCCTCAAGCCGAGCCCACGGCCGTCGTGGAGGCGCAATAACCGCGGACCTCTCCAGTCCGAGATGATCGCGCAGGGACGCGCCGGACGAGGCCGCGGCGCTACGGGAACGGCGATGCCCCCCCGTCGCACGCGAGTCTGCTCAGATGGCGGACCCTCCATCGAAGAGGAGCATTGTTGCGCCCTCGCCGGCAGGAGGCGGTGGGAATGTTTCTAATATTTCCGACTATGAAAGCATTAAAATCTTTCGCCAAGTCTCAATATAAAAGGACGTTCTTGTTGAACTTCGACTATGTTGCCGACAGTTTTTACGGATGCGCGACAGCGCGCCTGACCGCATCTCTCGCACGGCAACGGGTGGACATGTTCGACAAGCGACGCAGTGCGCTCTCACGCAGGCACTTTGCCGTCCTGGCAGGGAGTATGGCGCTTGCCGGCATGACCTTGGGTCAGGCTGCGGCGGCGGAAGGCCGGCTGCGCATCGCCAAGCAGTTCGGCGTCGTCTACCTGCTGCTGAACGTGATCGAGGACCAGAAGCTTGTCGAGAAGCACGGCAAGGACGCGGGCCTCGACATCGCAGTGGAGTACGTCCAGCTCTCCGGCGGCTCGGCCGTCAACGACGCGCTGCTCTCCGGCTCGGTCGATATCGGCGGGGCCGGCGTCGGGCCGCTCTTCACCCTGTGGGACCGGACCCGCGGCCGGCAGGGCGTGAAGGGCGTCGCCTCCCTCGGCAACTTTCCCTACTACCTCGTCAGCAACCGGCCGGAGGTGAAGACCATCGCGGACTTCACGGACGTCGACCGCATCGCCGTGCCGGCGGTCGGCGTGTCGGTCCAGTCGCGCATCCTGCAATGGGCCTCCGCCAAGCTCTGGGGCGACAAGGACTTCGCCAAGCTCGACAAGATCAGCGTCGCCGTCCCGCATCCCGAGGCGACCGCCGCGATCGTCAAGGGCGGGACCGAGGTCACCGGCCACTTCGCCAACCCGCCCTTCCAGGATCAGGAACTCGCCGAGAATCCGAACGCCCACATCGTCCTGAACTCCTACGACGTCCAGGGCGGGCCCTCCTCCTCGACCGTGCTGTACGCGACCGAGCGCTTCTACAAGGAGAGCCCGAAGACCTACGCGGCCTTCGTCGACGCGCTGGACGAGGCGGCCAAGTTCGTCACGGCCAACCCCGAGAAGGCGGCCGATATCTACATCAAGGCGACGAACAGCAAGCTCGATCGCGAGCTGCTCCTCAAGGTCATCAAGAACCCGCAGGTCAGCTTCAAGATCGAGCCGCAGAACACCCTCGGCCTCGGCCAGTTCATGCACCGGGTCGGCGCGATCAAGGCGGAGCCGAAGAGCCTGTCGGATTACTTTTTCGCCAGTCCCCGCACCGCCGCCGGCAGCTAAGCAGGCGCATGACCCTCACGGAAACGAGCGTCTTCACTGTGCCGCCGGAGCCGGAGGCCGCGGTCTGGAACGGGCCGCCCGATGCCTCGGCCCAGTGGCCAGACCCGCTCCTGCGCATCTCGGGCGTCAGCCTCGAATACCGCACCTCGGCGCGAGTCGTGCGCGCCGCGCACCGCATCGACCTAGACGTCTACGAGGCCGACCGCTTCGTGCTGCTCGGCCCCTCGGGCTGCGGCAAGTCCACCCTGCTCAAGGCGGTAGCGGGGTTCATCCCGCCGGTGGAGGGTGAGATCACCCTCGACGGAATGCCCGTCCGGGGACCGGGGCCGGACCGCATTGTCGTGTTCCAGGAATTCGACCAGCTGCCGCCCTGGAAGACCGTGCTGCAGAACGTGGCGTTCCCGCTGCGCGCCTCCCGTCGCCTCGGCCGGCGCGAGGCGGCGGAGCGGGCGCGCCACGCCATCGACAAGGTCGGCCTGACGTCCTTCGCCAACAGCTACCCGCACCAGCTCTCGGGGGGTATGAAGCAGCGCGCGGCCATCGCCCGGGCGCTGGCCATGCAGCCCCGGGTGCTTCTGATGGATGAGCCCTTCGCGGCGCTCGACGCGCTGACCCGGCGCCGAATGCAGGAGGAGCTGCTGACCCTCTGGGACGAGATCCGCTTCACCCTGCTGTTCGTGACCCACTCCATCGAGGAGGCGCTCGTCGTCGGGAACCGGGTGGCGTTGCTCTCACCCCATCCGGGGCAGGTCCGCAGCGAGATCAACAGCCACGCCTTCGACCTGACGAGCCTCGGGAGCCCTGAGTTCCAGGCTGCTGCCCGGCGCTTGCACGAGCGTCTGTTCGAGGCCGACGGGAGCGCCGCATGACCGCTTTCGCCACGACAGCACGGACGGTGCCGCCGATCCGACCGGAGGTCGACCGGATTCTGCCGCCCTTCGTGGAGGCTCCCGTCAGCCGCGCCCTGCCGATCGGCGTGCGCCTCTGGGAGCAGGGTTGGCTGCGCAAGGCGCTGATCCTCGCGATCCTGGCCGTGGCCTGGGAGGGCCTGGCGCGGTTCAAGGACAACGACCTCCTGCTGCCGGGCGTCACCGCTACCCTGTCGGCCCTGGCCGAGGGGCTGGCCGACGGCGAGCTAATCGAGCGCGTGCGGATCTCCCTGGCCGTTCTGGCGCAGGGCTACGCAATCGGCGCCCTCCTCGCCTTCGGGCTGACGACGCTGGCCGTCTCGACGCAGTTCGGCCGCGACCTGCTCTCGACCCTGACCGCGATGTTCAACCCGCTCCCGGCCATCGCGCTGCTGCCGCTGGCCCTGCTCTGGTTCGGGCTCGGCAACGGCAGCCTTGTCTTCGTGCTGGTCCACGCGGTCCTGTGGCCGCTGGCGCTCAACACCTTCGCCGGCTTCCAGGGCGTGCCCGAGACCCTGCGCATGGCGGGCCGGAACTACGGGCTCACCGGGCTCGCCTACGTCTGGCAGATCCTGATCCCGGCGGCGCTGCCGGCGATCCTGTCGGGCCTCAAGATCGGCTGGGCCTTCGCGTGGCGCACCCTGATCGCCGCCGAGCTGGTGTTCGGCGCGGCCTCCGGCAAGGGCGGCCTCGGCTGGTACATCTACCAGAACCGCAATGAGCTCTACACGGACCGGGTCTTCGCCGGCCTGCTCGTCGTCATCTTGATCGGTCTCTTCGTCGAAAACATCGTTTTTGCCACCCTGGAGCGGGTGACGGTGCGTCGTTGGGGCGTCGTCCGCTGACGGTACTTCCGCGGGCAGTGAAGCCGCACCCAGATGTTGCAGGCTAGCCCTCAGGCCCCCCACTTCCAAAAACATCGACGATGCTGCCCTACCCGACGATCCGGCCATCCTGGAACACGAGCACTCGATCGGCGAGGTGCTGAACCACGCTCCAGTGCGAGAGAGGGACGGCAGGGCGGTGCCGAGCCGGCCCTGAAGATCGGCCGGCAGATCAAGGATCTGTTTCTGGATGCCGATGTCCAGGGCCGACACTGGCTCGTCGCAGACGATCAGAGCGAGCTCGGCGGCCAGAGCCCGGGCGATCGCCACGTGCTGGCGCTAACCACTGGATAGGTTGCTGGGATGCCACCTCCGAGGCCGACTTGGTTGAGGAGCGCGCACCTCAGACCGCCAGTGAGATATCGCCTCGCGCTTTTAATATCGGCAAATGGAAATTGATCAACGCCAAATTCGCCGATCTATAGTTAGCGAGCCCCTCCTGGATCATATTTAAGGAATAAAATTCCCTCGACAATGTGGCAATCGAAGATCATCTTTTGTCTACGGATTAAAACGGTCGACAGCTCTGAAGGCAGCGATGAATTTTCGCTGCGTGTTTTGCTGCGCCGCGATTCATGCAGCAGATGACTTCATTGCAATCACAGTCCGAGCGATCGCTCTCCTCATATGCAGAAAATGATCGGCTGTCTGGCCTGAAGCAGGTATTCCTCGAGGTCGGACAACATGCATCCCTGCGGGAGCTGGAGCGCACCCATCCACTTGAGCAGCTCGATCTGCTGCGGACGGCGCGCTTCGGAGCACTGCGAATAGGGCGCGAAGACGGAGGGCAAAGCGCGACTTTCCGTGAACTGCTGGGATTAGTAATCGCTTTGGGCGACGCCGACCCGAACGTGGCCCACATATTCCGGAACCACTTCACTTTTGTCGAGCGTTTCGCACGCCGGCCATGCACTGATCAGGAGCGCCAATGGCAGCGCTTAGTCGTCGACGGCGCGGTGGTCGGACTGGCCAACACAGAACTCGAAAGTGCCACCATCGGCGGCGCTCCGATGTCCACGAAATTGACCCGTGACGGCATTGCCTACCGGTTGAATGGGCGCAAGTACTATAGCACGGGTACGCTCTACGCAGATCTTGTCCAGGTGAGAGCGTCGACGCCCGACGGCAGCCTCGCCTCCGCCATCATTCCGACCGACCGAACCGGCGTCGAACGGCTCGACGATTGGGACGGCACTGGGCAGCGCCTAACAGGCAGCGGCACCACGATCCTGACCGACGTGCGGGTGGAAGCCGACGAGGTCGTCATCGATGGTGCCGGTTCCGGGTTCGGCGTCGCCTATTCCGCCACACTTCCGCAACTGTACCTGACCGCCATCGAAGCCGGCATCTTGCGCAGCATCCTGCGGGACGCCATTGCGTTGGTGTCCGGCCGTACCCGTCCGTTCTACTATTCCCCGGACAAGCCGCCGGACGACGCGCTTCTGCAGAACGCGATAGGGGAGCTGGCCAGCTCGGCGTTCGCCGCGGAGGCGATCGTCCTTGCCGCCGCGGATGTCCTGGACCGCGTCGATGCCGTCAGAGCTGCCGGTGTCGACGAAGGCGATCTGGCCGAGCACGCTTCACTTGCGGCCGCTCAGGCCAAGGTCGTGATCGACGACCTCGCGCTGCGCGCCGGTTCGCGGCTCTTCGACGTCGGGGGCGCCTCTGCGACCCAGAGGACGAAGAATCTCGACCGGCACTGGCGCAACGTCCGCACGCTCGCATCCCACAATCCGAAGGCGCTCAAGGCCCGCGTGATCGGAGACCATCTGGTCAACGGCATCGCATTGCCGCGCTCCGGCTTCTTCTAAGAGGCACGCGATGCATCGTCCTTTCGTATGGCTTCCGACCAGGCGCTCGCTCTTGGCCGCCGGAACCGCGGGATTGGCCGCGGCCGGTCTGTCCCGAGGCGCGCGCGCAGGCGACGTCGCGAAGCCAGGCGGCACGCTCGTCGTCGTGCTCGATCCGGAGCCGGCGGGTCTGGTCGCCGGCATATCGATCTCGGCACCGGCAGTGGCCGTGTCCTCCAACATCTTCGACGGGCTTG
The sequence above is drawn from the Methylobacterium mesophilicum SR1.6/6 genome and encodes:
- a CDS encoding ABC transporter substrate-binding protein, translating into MFDKRRSALSRRHFAVLAGSMALAGMTLGQAAAAEGRLRIAKQFGVVYLLLNVIEDQKLVEKHGKDAGLDIAVEYVQLSGGSAVNDALLSGSVDIGGAGVGPLFTLWDRTRGRQGVKGVASLGNFPYYLVSNRPEVKTIADFTDVDRIAVPAVGVSVQSRILQWASAKLWGDKDFAKLDKISVAVPHPEATAAIVKGGTEVTGHFANPPFQDQELAENPNAHIVLNSYDVQGGPSSSTVLYATERFYKESPKTYAAFVDALDEAAKFVTANPEKAADIYIKATNSKLDRELLLKVIKNPQVSFKIEPQNTLGLGQFMHRVGAIKAEPKSLSDYFFASPRTAAGS
- a CDS encoding ABC transporter ATP-binding protein; translated protein: MTLTETSVFTVPPEPEAAVWNGPPDASAQWPDPLLRISGVSLEYRTSARVVRAAHRIDLDVYEADRFVLLGPSGCGKSTLLKAVAGFIPPVEGEITLDGMPVRGPGPDRIVVFQEFDQLPPWKTVLQNVAFPLRASRRLGRREAAERARHAIDKVGLTSFANSYPHQLSGGMKQRAAIARALAMQPRVLLMDEPFAALDALTRRRMQEELLTLWDEIRFTLLFVTHSIEEALVVGNRVALLSPHPGQVRSEINSHAFDLTSLGSPEFQAAARRLHERLFEADGSAA
- a CDS encoding ABC transporter permease, coding for MTAFATTARTVPPIRPEVDRILPPFVEAPVSRALPIGVRLWEQGWLRKALILAILAVAWEGLARFKDNDLLLPGVTATLSALAEGLADGELIERVRISLAVLAQGYAIGALLAFGLTTLAVSTQFGRDLLSTLTAMFNPLPAIALLPLALLWFGLGNGSLVFVLVHAVLWPLALNTFAGFQGVPETLRMAGRNYGLTGLAYVWQILIPAALPAILSGLKIGWAFAWRTLIAAELVFGAASGKGGLGWYIYQNRNELYTDRVFAGLLVVILIGLFVENIVFATLERVTVRRWGVVR
- a CDS encoding acyl-CoA dehydrogenase; this translates as MQQMTSLQSQSERSLSSYAENDRLSGLKQVFLEVGQHASLRELERTHPLEQLDLLRTARFGALRIGREDGGQSATFRELLGLVIALGDADPNVAHIFRNHFTFVERFARRPCTDQERQWQRLVVDGAVVGLANTELESATIGGAPMSTKLTRDGIAYRLNGRKYYSTGTLYADLVQVRASTPDGSLASAIIPTDRTGVERLDDWDGTGQRLTGSGTTILTDVRVEADEVVIDGAGSGFGVAYSATLPQLYLTAIEAGILRSILRDAIALVSGRTRPFYYSPDKPPDDALLQNAIGELASSAFAAEAIVLAAADVLDRVDAVRAAGVDEGDLAEHASLAAAQAKVVIDDLALRAGSRLFDVGGASATQRTKNLDRHWRNVRTLASHNPKALKARVIGDHLVNGIALPRSGFF